One Hippoglossus hippoglossus isolate fHipHip1 chromosome 5, fHipHip1.pri, whole genome shotgun sequence genomic window carries:
- the dido1 gene encoding death-inducer obliterator 1 isoform X3: protein MPVEAATNNSDNRCAVRRSGRQSKRTDKLEEFLLTAKRGSRKSTPPSLESGDPPSQTPTDVETASEASFDGNADTRAAEDKVESPERRTRSSTRKQTQRQTRSGRVTRGSGGATANDEGSSDNEEDSRDAIKKDQVQDSTEEEKNDSCPADIGSTDTAEPAPEQDSEKKELPEEIDKQEETNDEAETDEESDEDSEEDQATSMVVKRGPIRTYVNKKKAANKNTTPVKAPANKCTTPIKIETNPKAPPAAGITRNPQTQEDNDEEDDENESSTSSSSSSIDSDEGGYDPNALYCICRQKHNKRFMICCDRCEEWFHGDCVGITEARGRLMERNGEDYICPNCTAKKNQVVRPATTGLSTNTEAGRLKADAASAGILYATGEKAYTSKADNGQAVATPLSFISTGPDERTSEDMGIKGRIEKATNPTGKKKIKIFQPALQQTAMPKADQKATPMVEKKAAPTAQQKAAPVTEHKVASNVEVKTSPEVEVSEEKTGQKAVEVSEEKTGQKAVEVSEEKTGQKAEEESSSPKCIGPGCVNNAQPDSVYCGNDCILRHAAAAMKSITDVKEPNQTAQKTKSTPKRSASGGKKTQKTTRDESDSDSDSDYSPDPDEDDEDEHAEEHPPPPATASWSSDHNYIAVTPEKTTPISPTVLNKKSPPEEELLSEKAQKEKEPADTPDKAAPASATPVKANNKKSPTTKAAKVSPKGKKPTPKASSSKTSRKPVTPPSKTAAKSKKPVPPPTHAKSAYPPGPIHVTGALRVVKSNFTIPKKQPQQKDNVSHSHSSSSSRVTSPKVSSPSSSHSSSSSRHSHPPSSAPSVSPMPPPPNNQMRQNIRRSLTDILYKRVSDSDDLKMTESEVARLAVAIEKEMFNLCLSTDSKYKNKYRSLMFNLKDPKNKGLFYRVVGGEVSPFRLVRLSAEELLSKEISEWRKHDAPGAQSPSTRGHLGHSRLGNRHDSSSHSLDLEDAPPTSDADVCIAAATSSRMASAADLDELVSAQSSASEGGSSSNVLDIFSNMLKDTTSEHRTHLFDLNCKICTGQKMEDEPASKKAKLSRPSRQELHSSRSGDASSLGQTQDSTAFQHQDPLAYHPGAPSYQSNMEVPESQPQLYQEDLSMLVPPVQAPTPVVPTVSSVSITRRDPRMARHSSAVTVTYTAPEKPTSNLPEPLPAPVIAPVEVVPKAPLPMPPASPSSVAVSKPSKTSSLEPPPEGETAIFLHGQEKIWKGFINMQTVAKFVTKAYLVSGSFEHLKEDLPDTIHIGGRISPHTVWDYVGKLKTSLSKELCLIRFHPATEEEEVAYVSLFSYFSSRKRFGVVANNNRRIKDLYLIPLGSKDPLPSKLLPFDGPGLEPARPNLLLGLLICQKDRKRAGAPLEAEEKRSKIQTKDDDTGLLKPSPSVRVERSTRQSQEISFSTTPPGTPPSSSSETSSSAVTASSVLSLLSSVKAPPTSSTTGKESPSSSSTAASSAAAATPLETILSHLKKQKHDSDASNSSIDKSEEHSLPPSTLLDTFVKQFAQISKEKPVEEDEDDRPYDPEEEYDPSRGYSVPQRPVEMVRKPEVPKQPVVIASEVDDVAYDPEDDSIFDEVKTLVPSQTKTAAVGITDPQKILESLKIIGNKILQKEGDQQLLSTGTPGASDTLLTPINKSLLANSQLLQLGKKVEALVKSSSVAPLINQRRDPRQIRDPRQALAGRKPTDESEESEETSAVLADSTPPSEPQLPDVPDVPDSSQVEETKLLQEKVKAETLPFMDSDKSEVSIPLLGEEVEPYMEVNYMDEKEVKNEEPEPVKSETEMDKYSIWPNAASILKAGDDSEYEENSQDTPATSYYDEAENTSSIPSTIPVLTQSIPMVETQTHHISHHMSAPGFDSKYRPPADIPPLSTFPPHQMQGQNLIMRPPPMSLPPPMQGLPPMSGPPPMQGPLPPIHVPPPVRAPPPMQGDSQQFGPPPAAYTPYQNQWPRTQPQQQPLPGPPLQNILPPRGPPPPFPPVAQRGPPPQMFDPSIPPQHIGQQGPPPGLRPPPTFDGQNNLAPPRFTSPPPPFNFPANRGPPPPFTSPPPGHFDNRLPPPSHFPGPRGAPPSQYSDLRAQPQTIDQPRGPAEQYNKDPPNSFNLNVEQSLNAHHIFKDHQGPLPGPAYRGPPPNQYEDRRGPPLSGEMSRQHFSQHNQYVSSGPHSPPPNRGSFDDHRGPLPQENRPLPSQPFGGSERYRLDRHSDEARPIRHGGPLLPTPPEAPIVPPSRIGAHSPDLHRDNHWRRHSPEIRRRSSTTQEDPEPRSGDRFSRFEGGHREPVPGPLQPPEERLRELSEDHRREREREVPHAGRPSWDRGQGKRWSREREWDRSRERERDQDRGRERERDQERGRERERDQDRSRETERDQERSRERERDQERSREKERDQERSRERERDQERNRERERDQERSRERERSRGREGDRHKEIEGEQQRDQDTDKRKDREKDREKDREKDREKDRERDRPRERDSDRRDSDRDRVRNRDRDRERDRERRRERSRSREREKEREKEREKEREKEREKEREKEQERERDRERNRDRERDRDRGKDRGKDRDRNRERERDRDKDKDRDRRDKSKSREKREEKKDSKHNVTKDREKTADNDKKTS, encoded by the exons ATGCCAGTGGAAGCAGCAACTAATAACTCTGACAACCGCTGTGCTGTAAGGCGTAGCGGTAGGCAGTCGAAGCGGACGGACAAACTCGAGGAATTCCTCTTGACAGCGAAAAGAGGTTCGAGAAAGAGTACCCCTCCCAGTCTGGAAAGTGGAGATCCCCCTTCCCAAACCCCAACCGATGTGGAAACTGCCTCAGAGGCCAGCTTCGATGGTAATGCTGACACCAGGGCTGCAGAGGATAAGGTGGAGTCCCCAGAGAGGAGGACACGAAGTAGCACAAGGAAGCAAACTCAGAGGCAAACCCGAAGTGGCAGAGTGACCAGAGGAAGTGGTGGAGCCACAGCCAACGATGAGGGCAGCTCTGACAATGAGGAGGACAGCAGAGATGCTATCAAGAAAGACCAGGTACAGGATAGCAccgaggaggaaaaaaatgattccTGTCCCGCAGATATAGGGAGTACCGATACTGCAGAGCCTGCCCCAGAGCAGGACTCTGAGAAGAAAGAGTTGCCTGAGGAGATAGACAAACAAGAAGAGACAAATGACGAAGCAGAAACGGATGAAGAATCTGATGAGGATAGTGAAGAAGACCAAGCTACATCAATGGTGGTAAAACGTGGCCCAATAAGAACTTATGTCAACAAAAAGAAGGCAGCCAATAAGAACACTACCCCTGTTAAAGCTCCTGCCAACAAGTGCACCACTCCCATCAAGATCGAAACTAACCCTAAAgcacctccagctgctggaaTCACTCGCAATCCCCAGACGCAAGAGGACAACGATGAGGAGGACGATGAGAATGAATCATCGACATCTTCGTCTTCATCATCCATAGACTCTGACGAGGGAGGATATGATCCCAATGCACTTTACTGCATCTGTCgccagaaacacaacaaaag GTTTATGATCTGCTGTGACCGCTGTGAGGAATGGTTCCATGGAGACTGTGTGGGAATCACTGAGGCTCGCGGGCGCCTGATGGAGAGAAACGGGGAGGACTACATCTGTCCCAACTGTACTGCTAAGAAAAACCAGGTGGTAAGGCCCGCGACGACAGGCCTCTCGACAAATACAGAGGCCGGGAGACTTAAAGCTGATGCTGCTTCTGCTGGGATCTTATATGCAACTGGCGAGAAAGCTTACACAAGTAAAGCAGACAACGGTCAGGCTGTGGCAACACCTCTGTCCTTCATATCAACCGGACCTGATGAACGGACATCAGAGGATATGGGCATCAAAGGCAGGATAGAGAAAGCTACTAATCCAACTGGGAAAAAGAAGATAAAGATCTTTCAGCCG GCACTACAGCAGACAGCCATGCCAAAAGCAGACCAGAAGGCGACACCCATGGTGGAGAAGAAGGCAGCACCCACAGCACAGCAGAAAGCAGCCCCTGTCACGGAGCATAAAGTGGCATCAAACGTggaggtgaaaacatcaccagagGTGGAGGTGTCAGAGGAGAAGACCGGACAGAAGGCAGTGGAGGTGTCAGAGGAGAAGACCGGACAGAAGGCAGTGGAGGTGTCAGAGGAGAAGACCGGACAGAAGGCCGAGGAGGAGTCTTCCTCTCCCAAATGTATCGGGCCTGGCTGTGTGAATAACGCCCAGCCAGATTCAGTGTACTGTGGGAACGACTGTATCCTGAGACACGCTGCTGCAGCCATGAAGTCAATCACCGATGTCAAAGAGCCCAACCAGACGGCACAGAAAACCAAGTCTACACCTAAG AGGAGCGCCTCTGGTGGGAAGAAGACACAGAAGACGACCCGGGACGAGTccgattctgattctgattctgactaCAGTCCTGATCCAGATGAGGATGACGAAGATGAGCATGCTGAGGAACACCCGCCCCCGCCAGCCACTGCATCCTGGTCCAGCGACCATAATTACATTGCCGTAACACCAGAAAAGACTACACCCATATCACCAACAGTGTTAAACAAAAAGT CCCCTCCCGAAGAAGAGCTGCTGAGTGAGAAGGCCCAGAAAGAGAAGGAGCCAGCCGACACTCCTGACAAAGCTGCCCCAGCCTCTGCAACACCAGtcaaagcaaacaacaaaaagtccCCAACCACTAAAGCTGCCAAGGTTTCCCCTAAAGGCAAGAAGCCGACTCCTAAAGCTTCCAGCTCAAAGACCTCCAGGAAACCTGTGACACCCCCAAGTAAAACTGCAGCAAAGTCCAAGAAACCAGTGCCGCCACCCACCCACGCCAAATCAGCCTATCCTCCAGGTCCGATCCACGTCACGGGGGCACTGAGAGTCGTCAAGTCCAACTTCACCATTCCTAAGAAGCAGCCGCAACAAAAGGACAATGTATCCCACAGTcattcctcttcatcttcaagAGTCACATCGCCTAAAgtttcttcaccttcctccagccactcatcatcttcatccagaCACTCGCACCCTCCTTCGTCAGCACCTTCTGTGTCCCCCATGCCACCTCCACCCAACAACCAGATGAGACAGAACATCCGCCGCTCGCTCACAGACATCCTGTATAAGAG GGTGAGTGACAGTGATGATCTGAAGATGACTGAGAGTGAGGTGGCAAGGCTGGCAGTTGCGATagagaaagaaatgttcaaCCTCTGCCTGAGCACTGACAGCAAGTACAAGAACAAATACAGGTCCCTCATGTTCAACCTGAAAGATCCTAAAAACAAA gGTCTGTTCTACAGGGTGGTGGGTGGCGAGGTTAGTCCCTTCAGATTGGTGAGACTAAGCGCAGAGGAGTTGCTTTCCAAAGAAATCTCTGAGTGGAGGAAACATGACGCTCCTGGG GCCCAGTCTCCCAGTACGAGAGGCCATTTAGGCCATTCCAGACTGGGCAACAGGCACGACTCTAGCTCTCATAGCCTGGATTTAGAGGATGCCCCACCAACATCGGATGCAGATGTATGTATCGCTGCCGCCACTTCCTCTCGCATGGCTTCTGCTGCA GACCTAGATGAGTTGGTTTCAGCTCAGTCCTCTGCTAGTGAGGGCGGCAGTAGCAGCAACGTGCTCGACATTTTCAGTAACATGCTCAAAGACACAACTTCAGAGCACAGGACTCATCTGTTTGACCTCAACTGTAAAATATGCACAG GTCAGAAGATGGAAGATGAGCCAGCATctaaaaaagccaaactgtctAGACCTTCAAGACAAGAGCTGCATTCATCCAGGTCAGGCGATGCCTCTTCTTTAGGCCAAACACAGGACTCCACAGCCTTCCAGCACCAAGACCCCTTAGCGTACCACCCGGGCGCTCCATCGTACCAGTCCAACATGGAGGTCCCTGAATCCCAGCCACAGCTTTACCAGGAGGACCTCAGCATGCTGGTACCTCCAGTCCAGGCCCCCACACCTGTTGTACCCACTGTATCCTCTGTCAGCATCACCCGCAGGGACCCTCGCATGGCCAGGCACAGCTCTGCTGTGACTGTCACCTACACTGCTCCAGAAAAGCCCACCAGCAACTTACCAGAACCACTTCCTGCTCCTGTTATTGCTCCAGTGGAGGTTGTGCCCAAGGCACCACTGCCGATGCCTCCAGCTTCGCCATCCTCAGTGGCTGTCTCCAAACCATCGAAAACAAG tTCACTTGAGCCTCCTCCTGAAGGTGAGACAGCAATTTTCCTCCATGGTCAAGAAAAGATTTGGAAAGGATTCATCAACATGCAGACAGTGGCCAAGTTTGTAACCAAGGCCTACCTGGTCTCAGGATCCTTTGAACACCTGAAGGAG GACTTGCCAGACACCATTCATATTGGAGGCCGAATATCTCCTCACACGGTGTGGGACTACGTCGGGAAGCTTAAAACTTCTCTCTCCAAG GAGCTGTGTCTGATCCGCTTCCACCCagccacagaggaagaggaggtggcatatgtgtctcttttctcttaCTTTAGCAGCAGGAAACGATTTGGTGTGGTGGCCAACAACAACCGCCGCATTAAAGACCTCTATCTCATCCCACTGGGCTCAAAGGACCCTTTGCCCTCCAAACTATTGCCGTTTGATGGGCCAG GGCTTGAACCTGCTCGACCCAACCTCCTCTTGGGGCTGTTGATCTGCCAGAAGGACAGGAAGCGTGCTGGTGCTCCACTGGAAGCTGAGGAGAAACGGTCAAAGATCCAAACCAAAGATGACGACACCGGCCTTCTGAAGCCATCTCCCTCAGTCAGAGTAGAGAGAAGCACACGACAGAGTCAGGAGATCTCCTTCAGCACAACTCCTCCAGGAACGCCTCCATCCAGCTCCTCTGAAACTTCCAGCAGCGCTGTGACAGCCTCCTCAGTCCTTTCACTCTTGTCCTCTGTCAAAGCTCCCCCCACATCCTCTACCACTGGCAAGGAGTCCCCATCCTCATCCAGcactgctgcttcctctgcagccGCTGCAACTCCTCTCGAGACTATCCTCAGTCATTTAAAGAAGCAAAAGCATGACTCAGACGCTTCTAACTCTTCGATTGATAAAAGCGAGGAACACTCCCTGCCACCATCTACTCTGCTAGACACCTTTGTGAAACAGTTTGCCCAGATTTCTAAAGAAAAAccagtggaggaggatgaagatgaccGACCATATGACCCAGAGGAAGAGTATGACCCCAGTAGGGGTTACAGTGTTCCCCAGAGGCCTGTTGAGATGGTAAGAAAACCTGAAGTCCCCAAGCAGCCTGTGGTGATTGCGAGTGAAGTTGATGATGTGGCATATGACCCAGAGGATGACTCAATATTTGATGAGGTGAAAACTTTAGTACCAAGTCAAACTAAGACTGCAGCTGTAGGTATCACTGATCCACAGAAGATCCTGGAGAGCCTGAAAATAATTGGGAACAAGATATtacagaaagagggagatcaGCAATTATTATCCACAGGGACACCTGGTGCCTCAGACACACTCTTAACTCCAATTAACAAATCCCTTTTGGCCAATAGTCAACTACTGCAGCTTGGCAAAAAGGTGGAGGCACTAGTAAAGTCTTCATCGGTGGCTCCCTTGATCAACCAAAGGAGAGATCCTCGCCAGATCAGGGATCCTCGCCAGGCTCTGGCCGGCAGGAAACCGACTGATGAATCTGAGGAGTCAGAGGAGACATCTGCTGTGTTGGCAGATTCTACACCTCCTtcagagccacagctgcccgATGTTCCTGATGTCCCAGACTCATCACAAGTTGAAGAGACAAAACTGCTTCAAGAGAAAGTGAAAGCTGAGACCCTTCCCTTCATGGACTCAGACAAGTCAGAGGTGTCAATTCCTTTAttaggagaggaggtggaacCTTATATGGAGGTCAACTATatggatgaaaaagaagtgaaaaatgAGGAACCTGAGCCAGTTAAGTCAGAAACAGAGATGGACAAGTACAGTATTTGGCCAAATGCTGCCAGTATTTTAAAAGCTGGCGATGACTCAGAGTATGAAGAGAATAGCCAGGATACACCAGCTACAAGCTATTATGATGAAGCAGAAAATACCTCCTCTATACCTTCAACAATCCCAGTGCTCACTCAGAGCATACCAATGGTTGAGACTCAGACCCATCACATATCGCATCACATGTCAGCACCTGGCTTTGACAGCAAGTACAGACCTCCAGCTGACATCCCTCCCCTATCCACCTTCCCTCCCCATCAGATGCAAGGACAAAACTTGATAATGAGGCCTCCACCGATGTCTTTGCCGCCACCCATGCAAGGTCTTCCTCCAATGTCGGGGCCTCCTCCTATGCAGGGACCCCTGCCGCCCATccatgttcctcctcctgtacGTGCTCCTCCCCCCATGCAGGGTGACAGTCAGCAATTTGGCCCACCTCCGGCTGCATACACCCCCTATCAGAACCAGTGGCCACGCAcccagccgcagcagcagcctcttccTGGACCACCTCTTCAGAATATCCTGCCACCCAGaggaccaccaccaccattccCTCCAGTGGCCCAAAGAGGCCCTCCTCCTCAAATGTTTGATCCCTCCATTCCCCCTCAACACATTGGACAACAAGGTCCCCCTCCAGGGCTCCGCCCACCTCCTACTTTTGATGGACAAAACAACTTAGCTCCACCAAGATTCACAAGTCCGCCACCACCTTTTAATTTCCCTGCAAACAGAGGTCCCCCTCCACCTTTCACAAGTCCACCCCCTGGTCACTTTGATAACAGGCTTCCCCCTCCGTCCCACTTCCCAGGGCCTAGGGGAGCCCCTCCATCTCAGTACAGTGACCTCAGGGCCCAACCCCAAACGATAGACCAACCTCGAGGCCCTGCTGAACAGTATAACAAAGACCCTCCTAACTCTTTCAATCTAAATGTGGAGCAAAGTCTAAATGCTCACCATATTTTCAAAGACCATCAGGGCCCCCTGCCTGGTCCAGCATACCGGGGACCGCCTCCTAACCAGTATGAGGATAGAAGAGGTCCACCTCTCAGTGGGGAAATGAGCAGACAACACTTCAGCCAGCATAACCAGTATGTGAGCTCCGGGCCACACTCCCCACCACCTAACCGAGGTTCTTTTGACGACCACAGAGGCCCTCTGCCTCAGGAGAACAGACCACTTCCATCCCAGCCTTTTGGAGGATCAGAGCGCTACCGCCTCGATAGGCACTCAGATGAGGCTAGACCTATTCGGCATGGGGGGCCGCTGCTGCCAACTCCTCCAGAGGCTCCCATAGTTCCTCCAAGTCGCATAGGAGCCCACAGTCCAGACCTGCACAGGGACAACCACTGGCGTCGCCACTCTCCTGAAAttaggaggaggagcagcaccACCCAAGAGGACCCAGAACCTCGCAGTGGAGATCGCTTTAGTCGCTTTGAAGGAGGGCACAGGGAACCTGTTCCTGGTCCCTTGCAACCCCCCGAAGAGAGACTGAGGGAGCTGTCCGAAGATCacaggagggaaagagagcgGGAAGTCCCGCATGCTGGCAGGCCATCATGGGACAGGGGGCAGGGGAAGCGGTGGAGCAGAGAGCGAGAGTGggacagaagcagagagagagaacgagatcAAGATCGAGGccgagagagagaacgagatcAGGAGCGAGGccgagagagagaacgagatcAGGATCGAAGCCGAGAGACAGAACGAGATCAGGAGCGAAGccgagagagagaacgagatcAGGAGCGAAGCCGAGAAAAAGAACGAGATCAGGAGCGAAGccgagagagagaacgagatcAGGAGCGAAAccgagagagagaacgagatcAGGAGCGAAGCCGAGAAAGAGAACGCAGCAGAGGGCGTGAGGGCGACAGGCACAAGGAGATTGAGGGAGAGCAACAAAGGGATCAAGACACCGACAAGAGGAAAGACCGGGAGAAAGACCGGGAGAAAGACCGGGAGAAAGACCGGGAGAAAGACCGGGAGAGGGACAGGCCCAGGGAGAGAGACTCTGACAGAAGGGACTCTGACCGAGACAGAGTTAGGAACCGCGACAGAGACCGTGAGAGAGACCGTGAGAGGAGACGGGAGAGATCTAGAAGCAGGGAGCGAGAAAAGGAGCGAGAAAAGGAGCGAGAAAAAGAGCGAGAAAAGGAGcgagaaaaggagagagaaaaggagcaaGAACGGGAGCGAGATCGGGAGCGTAATCGAGACCGGGAGCGAGACCGTGATCGTGGGAAAGATCGCGGGAAAGACCGAGACCGcaacagggaaagagagagggacagagacaaagacaaagacagggaTCGTCGGGACAAGAGCAAAAGCcgggaaaagagagaggagaaaaaggatagcaaacacaatgtaacTAAGGATCGTGAAAAAACTGCagacaatgacaaaaaaacatcgTAG